A part of Vulpes vulpes isolate BD-2025 chromosome 15, VulVul3, whole genome shotgun sequence genomic DNA contains:
- the AGPAT3 gene encoding 1-acyl-sn-glycerol-3-phosphate acyltransferase gamma isoform X2 produces the protein MLLEWWSGTECTLFTDQATVDRFGKEHVVIILNHNFEIDFLCGWTMSERFGMLGSSKVLAKRELLYVPLIGWTWYFLEIVFCKRKWEEDRDTVIQGLKRLSDYPEYMWFLLYCEGTRFTEKKHRVSMEVAVSKGLPVLKYHLLPRTKGFTTAVQCLRGTVAAVYDVTLNFRGNKNPSLLGILYGKKYEADMCVRRFPLEEIPLDEKEAAQWLHKLYQEKDALQEMYNQKGVFPGEQFKPPRRPWTLLNFLSWATVLLSPLFSCVLGVFASGSPLLILTFLGFVGAASFGVRRLIGVTEIEKGSSYGNQEFKKKE, from the exons ATGCTTCTGGAGTGGTGGTCCGGTACCGAGTGCACCCTGTTCACCGACCAGGCCACGGTGGACCGCTTCGGCAAGGAGCACGTGGTCATCATCCTCAACCACAACTTCGAAATTGATTTCCTCTGTGGGTGGACCATGTCCGAGCGGTTTGGCATGCTGGGG aGTTCCAAAGTCCTCGCAAAGAGGGAGCTGCTATATGTGCCCCTCATCGGCTGGACGTGGTACTTCCTGGAGATCGTGTTCTGCAAGCGGAAGTGGGAGGAGGACCGGGACACTGTCATCCAGGGGCTGAAGCGCCTGTCTGACTACCCCGAGTACATGTGG TTCCTCCTGTACTGTGAGGGCACGCGCTTCACGGAGAAGAAACACCGCGTCAGCATGGAGGTGGCCGTCTCCAAGGGGCTGCCCGTCCTCAAGTACCACCTGCTGCCTCGTACCAAGGGCTTCACCACGGCGGTCCAGTGCCTCCGAGGGACAG TTGCAGCCGTCTACGACGTCACGCTGAATTTCCGTGGAAACAAGAACCCATCTTTGCTGGGAATCCTCTATGGGAAGAAGTATGAGGCGGACATGTGTGTGAG GAGATTTCCTCTGGAAGAGATCCCACTGGATGAAAAGGAAGCGGCTCAGTGGCTTCATAAACTGTACCAGGAGAAG GACGCCCTACAGGAGATGTACAACCAGAAGGGCGTGTTCCCGGGGGAGCAGTTCAAACCCCCCAGGAGGCCGTGGACGCTCCTGAACTTCCTGTCCTGGGCCACAGTCCTCCTGTCTCCTCTCTTCAGTTGTGTCTTGGGCGTCTTTGCAAGTGGCTCTCCCCTTCTGATCCTGACGTTCCTGGGGTTTGTCGGGGCAG cTTCCTTTGGAGTCCGCCGGCTAATAGGAGTAACTGAGATAGAAAAAGGCTCTAGCTACGGAAAccaagaatttaagaaaaaggaataa
- the AGPAT3 gene encoding 1-acyl-sn-glycerol-3-phosphate acyltransferase gamma isoform X1, translating into MGLLAYLKTQFVVHLLIGFVFVVSGLLINFVQLCSLVLWPINKQLYRRLNCRLAYSLWSQLVMLLEWWSGTECTLFTDQATVDRFGKEHVVIILNHNFEIDFLCGWTMSERFGMLGSSKVLAKRELLYVPLIGWTWYFLEIVFCKRKWEEDRDTVIQGLKRLSDYPEYMWFLLYCEGTRFTEKKHRVSMEVAVSKGLPVLKYHLLPRTKGFTTAVQCLRGTVAAVYDVTLNFRGNKNPSLLGILYGKKYEADMCVRRFPLEEIPLDEKEAAQWLHKLYQEKDALQEMYNQKGVFPGEQFKPPRRPWTLLNFLSWATVLLSPLFSCVLGVFASGSPLLILTFLGFVGAASFGVRRLIGVTEIEKGSSYGNQEFKKKE; encoded by the exons ATGGGCCTGCTCGCCTACCTGAAGACCCAGTTTGTTGTGCACCTGCTCATCGGGTTCGTCTTCGTGGTCAGCGGGCTGCTCATCAACTTCGTCCAGCTATGCTCGCTCGTCCTCTGGCCCATCAACAAGCAGCTGTACCGCCGCCTCAACTGCCGCCTCGCCTACTCGCTGTGGAGCC AGCTGGTTATGCTTCTGGAGTGGTGGTCCGGTACCGAGTGCACCCTGTTCACCGACCAGGCCACGGTGGACCGCTTCGGCAAGGAGCACGTGGTCATCATCCTCAACCACAACTTCGAAATTGATTTCCTCTGTGGGTGGACCATGTCCGAGCGGTTTGGCATGCTGGGG aGTTCCAAAGTCCTCGCAAAGAGGGAGCTGCTATATGTGCCCCTCATCGGCTGGACGTGGTACTTCCTGGAGATCGTGTTCTGCAAGCGGAAGTGGGAGGAGGACCGGGACACTGTCATCCAGGGGCTGAAGCGCCTGTCTGACTACCCCGAGTACATGTGG TTCCTCCTGTACTGTGAGGGCACGCGCTTCACGGAGAAGAAACACCGCGTCAGCATGGAGGTGGCCGTCTCCAAGGGGCTGCCCGTCCTCAAGTACCACCTGCTGCCTCGTACCAAGGGCTTCACCACGGCGGTCCAGTGCCTCCGAGGGACAG TTGCAGCCGTCTACGACGTCACGCTGAATTTCCGTGGAAACAAGAACCCATCTTTGCTGGGAATCCTCTATGGGAAGAAGTATGAGGCGGACATGTGTGTGAG GAGATTTCCTCTGGAAGAGATCCCACTGGATGAAAAGGAAGCGGCTCAGTGGCTTCATAAACTGTACCAGGAGAAG GACGCCCTACAGGAGATGTACAACCAGAAGGGCGTGTTCCCGGGGGAGCAGTTCAAACCCCCCAGGAGGCCGTGGACGCTCCTGAACTTCCTGTCCTGGGCCACAGTCCTCCTGTCTCCTCTCTTCAGTTGTGTCTTGGGCGTCTTTGCAAGTGGCTCTCCCCTTCTGATCCTGACGTTCCTGGGGTTTGTCGGGGCAG cTTCCTTTGGAGTCCGCCGGCTAATAGGAGTAACTGAGATAGAAAAAGGCTCTAGCTACGGAAAccaagaatttaagaaaaaggaataa